Proteins from a single region of Flavobacterium sp. YJ01:
- a CDS encoding sugar-binding domain-containing protein: MKHKISIILFLFLGLNCIAQWQPQGDKIKTKWAEQVDPKNTLPEYPRPIMERSQWKNLNGLWNYAIQPAGQTAPKGYDGKILVPFAVESSLSGVMKTVGSENELWYETNFTVDNSWKNKDILVHFGAVDWKTEVYINDIKIGTHTGGFVPFSFNITPYLNGKSQKLVVKVWDPTNDGTQPRGKQVKNPESIWYTPVTGIWQTVWLEPVSKKHFTNLRTTPDIDRNTINIKAEAEGANTGDIVEITVLDGNQTIASEKAVAGQSLDIVLKNPKLWSPDSPFLYDVKVKLLSGGKVADEVKSYFAMRKISSKRNQNGIVRIQLNNKDCFQFGPLDQGWWPDGLYTAPTDEALKYDLVRTKELGFNMIRKHVKVEPARWYTHCDKMGIMVWQDMPSGDEGPIWQMHKYFEGTELKRTAQSEETYKKEWREIMDHLYSYPSIVVWVPFNEAWGQFKTVEITEWTKNHDPSRLVNSSSGGNHFQTGDMLDIHHYPGPELKLYDARRITVLGEYGGIGFPVTGHLWQADKNWGYTQFKNTDETTAKYREYADQLIKQAKVGFSAAVYTQTTDVEGEVNGFMTYDRKVDKMNFSEVNKINKEVINSINN, from the coding sequence ATGAAGCATAAAATCAGCATAATACTTTTTCTCTTTTTAGGATTAAATTGCATCGCGCAATGGCAACCGCAGGGAGACAAAATCAAAACAAAATGGGCAGAACAAGTAGATCCTAAAAACACGCTTCCAGAATATCCTAGACCTATAATGGAAAGAAGCCAATGGAAAAATCTTAACGGTTTATGGAACTACGCAATACAACCCGCGGGACAAACTGCGCCAAAAGGATATGACGGAAAAATTCTCGTTCCTTTTGCTGTAGAATCAAGCCTTTCGGGTGTAATGAAAACGGTTGGCTCAGAAAATGAACTTTGGTACGAAACAAATTTTACAGTAGATAATTCATGGAAAAATAAAGACATTTTAGTGCATTTTGGTGCTGTAGATTGGAAAACAGAAGTTTATATTAACGATATAAAAATCGGCACGCATACGGGAGGTTTTGTTCCTTTTAGTTTTAACATCACGCCTTATTTAAATGGAAAATCTCAAAAATTAGTTGTAAAAGTTTGGGATCCAACAAATGACGGAACGCAGCCAAGAGGAAAACAGGTTAAAAATCCAGAAAGCATTTGGTACACGCCTGTAACGGGTATTTGGCAAACGGTTTGGTTAGAACCTGTTAGTAAAAAACATTTCACAAATTTAAGAACAACTCCAGATATTGATCGCAACACAATAAACATAAAAGCAGAGGCAGAAGGCGCAAACACTGGAGATATTGTCGAAATTACCGTTTTAGATGGTAATCAAACAATTGCATCAGAAAAAGCTGTTGCAGGACAATCGTTGGATATTGTTTTAAAAAACCCGAAATTGTGGTCGCCAGATTCACCTTTTTTATATGATGTGAAAGTAAAATTGCTTAGTGGGGGAAAAGTAGCAGACGAAGTAAAAAGTTATTTCGCTATGCGTAAAATTTCTTCAAAAAGAAATCAAAATGGTATTGTGAGAATTCAATTGAACAATAAAGATTGTTTTCAGTTCGGTCCTTTAGATCAAGGCTGGTGGCCTGACGGATTGTACACAGCTCCAACAGATGAAGCTTTAAAATACGATTTGGTTCGAACTAAAGAATTAGGTTTCAACATGATTCGCAAACACGTAAAAGTAGAACCTGCAAGATGGTACACGCATTGCGATAAAATGGGAATTATGGTTTGGCAAGATATGCCGAGCGGAGATGAAGGTCCGATTTGGCAAATGCACAAATATTTTGAAGGAACAGAATTGAAAAGAACAGCTCAATCTGAGGAAACCTACAAAAAAGAATGGAGAGAAATTATGGATCATTTGTATTCTTATCCGAGTATTGTGGTTTGGGTTCCGTTCAACGAAGCATGGGGACAATTCAAAACGGTCGAAATTACAGAATGGACCAAAAATCATGATCCAAGCCGATTGGTAAATTCGTCAAGTGGGGGAAATCATTTTCAGACAGGAGATATGCTAGATATTCATCATTATCCTGGTCCAGAATTGAAGTTGTATGATGCTCGAAGAATTACTGTTTTAGGCGAATATGGCGGAATCGGTTTTCCAGTTACCGGACATCTTTGGCAAGCAGACAAAAATTGGGGTTATACACAGTTTAAAAATACAGACGAAACAACGGCAAAGTATAGAGAATATGCAGATCAATTAATAAAACAAGCCAAAGTTGGATTTTCAGCAGCAGTTTACACGCAAACGACAGATGTAGAAGGAGAAGTAAATGGTTTTATGACTTATGATCGTAAAGTGGATAAAATGAATTTTTCTGAAGTAAATAAAATCAACAAAGAAGTAATTAATTCGATTAATAATTAA
- a CDS encoding glycoside hydrolase family 76 protein has product MKKLFSKRFSIVMLSVIGLGLLTVSCDDDPIPLRDPNGTGGAEFKYTWAQTADSLQTATYNTYLGSNGTFIENNTGKSTFNYWPNAHVLDVLVDGFVRTGNENYKTRMKALVQGIKVKNGNNTYNNVFNDDMLWLANSCLRAYDATKDQEYKDVADYLWGRIKLSWSDVFGGGITWKQDTPRQKNAVSNGPAVILAMRLYEIDKKADDLDWAKKIYAWQKANLVDPVTGTVWDNISEVNGVITTNKDWVFTYNMGTWIGAGLRLYKATNDQVYLDDAVKCGRTVLVSPKLLSEGLLRDEGQGDGGLFKGILVRYFVELTEHPTINSTDKEKFAAFMKFNAQTFYKKGILRPSMLSGSNWKAAPAAGANTDLTTQLSGVMLIEAAAKLDKDGYFN; this is encoded by the coding sequence ATGAAAAAATTATTTTCAAAGCGTTTTAGTATCGTAATGCTAAGCGTGATAGGATTGGGGTTATTGACTGTTTCTTGCGATGATGATCCGATTCCGTTACGTGATCCAAACGGTACAGGCGGAGCTGAATTTAAATATACTTGGGCACAAACAGCCGATTCTTTGCAAACAGCAACTTACAATACTTACTTAGGTTCTAATGGAACTTTTATAGAAAACAATACAGGAAAAAGCACTTTCAATTATTGGCCAAATGCACACGTTTTGGATGTTTTGGTGGATGGCTTTGTAAGAACTGGAAATGAGAATTACAAAACAAGAATGAAAGCTTTGGTACAAGGAATCAAAGTTAAAAACGGAAATAATACTTATAACAATGTTTTTAATGATGATATGCTTTGGCTAGCAAATTCTTGCCTTCGTGCTTATGACGCAACAAAAGATCAAGAATATAAAGATGTTGCCGATTATTTATGGGGAAGAATAAAATTAAGCTGGAGTGATGTTTTTGGTGGAGGAATTACTTGGAAACAAGATACGCCAAGACAGAAAAATGCCGTTTCAAACGGTCCAGCAGTAATTCTTGCCATGAGATTGTATGAAATCGATAAAAAAGCAGATGATTTAGATTGGGCAAAAAAAATCTATGCATGGCAAAAAGCTAATCTTGTAGATCCGGTTACTGGAACTGTTTGGGATAATATATCAGAAGTAAACGGAGTAATTACAACCAACAAAGACTGGGTTTTTACTTATAACATGGGAACATGGATTGGAGCAGGTCTAAGATTATACAAAGCAACAAACGACCAAGTATATCTTGACGATGCTGTAAAATGCGGAAGAACAGTTTTGGTGAGTCCAAAATTGCTTTCAGAAGGTCTTTTAAGAGATGAAGGACAAGGAGATGGCGGATTATTTAAAGGTATCTTAGTGCGTTATTTCGTAGAACTTACTGAGCATCCAACAATTAATTCTACAGATAAAGAAAAATTTGCAGCTTTCATGAAATTTAATGCTCAGACATTTTACAAAAAAGGAATTTTAAGACCTTCAATGTTATCAGGAAGCAATTGGAAAGCAGCACCTGCGGCAGGAGCAAACACAGATCTTACAACCCAATTGAGCGGGGTTATGTTAATAGAAGCAGCTGCCAAGCTGGATAAAGATGGTTATTTTAATTAA
- a CDS encoding LacI family DNA-binding transcriptional regulator: protein MKKKPVSIRNIAEELKISVTTVSFVLNGKAKEKHISKELTKKVLDYAKLINYRPNQIAQSLRTGKSKLLVFMVEDISNNFFSQLARIFEDIAYEKGYKVIFCSNENDDEKANELITLFNFRQVDGFIIVPSPGIKDTIENLIKDNIPVILLDRFYEGLDCNSVVIDNEQASYDATQHLVDNKFKNICFVSTASDQSQMYGRLHGYEKAVEANGLEPHVLQIPFNEIIKGKAKEYIKKFFEENKDLDAVFFSTNYLAQSGLEVLKETNQNLIKDLGLIAFDDNDMFKIYDPTITSVAQPLVEICTKLMEVMLPLLKKKDVSETHQKIVLKTELIIRESSLAKQK, encoded by the coding sequence ATGAAGAAAAAACCTGTTTCTATTAGAAATATTGCCGAGGAATTGAAGATATCTGTAACAACGGTATCTTTTGTGTTAAATGGTAAGGCAAAAGAAAAACACATTTCTAAAGAATTGACAAAAAAGGTTTTAGATTATGCCAAGCTAATTAATTACAGGCCAAATCAAATAGCACAAAGTCTTAGAACAGGAAAGTCAAAGTTGTTGGTTTTTATGGTTGAAGATATATCGAATAATTTCTTCTCTCAGCTTGCCCGCATTTTTGAAGATATTGCTTATGAAAAAGGCTATAAAGTTATTTTCTGCAGCAACGAAAATGATGACGAAAAAGCCAATGAACTTATTACATTATTTAATTTTCGCCAAGTTGACGGATTTATTATCGTTCCGTCTCCAGGAATAAAGGATACTATTGAAAATCTTATTAAAGACAATATTCCTGTCATTTTATTAGATAGATTTTATGAAGGATTAGATTGCAACAGTGTTGTAATTGATAATGAACAAGCTTCTTATGATGCAACACAACATTTAGTGGATAACAAGTTTAAAAATATTTGTTTTGTAAGTACGGCTTCTGATCAAAGTCAGATGTATGGACGTTTGCACGGATATGAAAAAGCGGTGGAAGCAAATGGTTTAGAGCCGCATGTTCTTCAAATTCCTTTTAATGAAATTATAAAAGGAAAGGCTAAAGAGTACATTAAAAAGTTCTTCGAAGAAAATAAAGATTTAGATGCCGTTTTCTTTTCTACCAACTATCTTGCACAAAGCGGATTAGAGGTTTTGAAAGAAACCAATCAAAACTTGATTAAAGATTTAGGATTGATCGCTTTTGACGACAATGATATGTTTAAAATTTACGATCCAACCATAACATCTGTTGCGCAACCTTTGGTAGAAATCTGTACAAAATTGATGGAAGTAATGTTGCCGCTTTTAAAGAAAAAAGACGTTTCTGAAACGCATCAGAAAATCGTTTTAAAGACAGAACTGATTATTCGTGAGTCTTCATTAGCGAAGCAGAAATAA
- a CDS encoding RagB/SusD family nutrient uptake outer membrane protein, with product MKNILKQIKFIPVVAFLLLAGCEDLDQVPENQFTDTTYWTSVDKAQTFLNTAYSQMQNSQYFFYNEALSDNAYNGRGDNAGAASIGAGLYDPSLGRIKDEWKNRYAGIKTCNLILENIDRVPNADATVIARMKAETRFLRAFQHFQLTTWFGDIPLLKKDPSLEESTTLSRTSHAEVVQFILSELDAIIPALQKNNQQAEADRGKITVGAAVALKARVLLYEGDWAGVAQVTEQFIANNYGQYSLFPSYEGLFLPQNEYNSEDILSLQYVPQFRMWGEFFDMAPLSAGARLNALAPTQELVDSYLMLNGKKINEAGSGYNENNPYVNRDPRLTATVVYDQYVWKEADGSSRTIYIKPGSSPGNATDEFVQGSSATPTGYYTRKYYDPQHLTSLNSGLNLMLFRYADILLMYAEAKNELNQMTSSVWDQTIRAIRVRAGFTDGAALGFNSALGQAGLREVIRNERRTEFGMEGLRIFDIRRWKIAENVLNGYAHGAKFGVSSVDNGYLRVNLRTFDPGKHYLWPIPRDERLINSNLSQNPNW from the coding sequence ATGAAAAATATACTTAAACAAATAAAATTTATACCAGTAGTAGCATTTTTACTATTGGCAGGTTGTGAAGACCTTGACCAAGTACCTGAAAACCAATTTACAGATACAACCTATTGGACAAGTGTTGATAAAGCGCAGACTTTTCTAAATACGGCTTATTCGCAAATGCAAAACAGTCAGTATTTCTTTTATAATGAAGCACTTTCAGATAATGCTTATAACGGTAGAGGAGACAACGCCGGTGCAGCTTCAATTGGTGCTGGATTGTATGATCCGTCATTGGGTAGAATTAAAGACGAATGGAAAAATCGTTATGCAGGTATCAAAACTTGTAATCTGATTTTAGAAAATATTGATCGTGTACCGAATGCAGACGCGACTGTTATTGCAAGAATGAAAGCTGAAACACGTTTCTTGAGAGCATTTCAGCATTTTCAATTAACAACCTGGTTTGGAGATATTCCGCTTCTTAAAAAAGATCCTTCTTTAGAAGAATCAACAACTTTAAGCAGAACTTCTCATGCAGAAGTGGTTCAGTTTATCTTAAGCGAATTGGATGCAATTATTCCAGCTTTACAAAAAAATAACCAACAAGCTGAGGCTGATAGAGGCAAAATTACAGTTGGAGCTGCAGTTGCATTAAAAGCAAGAGTTCTTTTATATGAAGGAGATTGGGCTGGAGTTGCACAAGTTACAGAGCAATTTATAGCCAATAATTACGGTCAGTACAGTCTTTTTCCTTCTTACGAAGGTTTATTTCTTCCACAAAATGAATACAATAGCGAAGATATTTTAAGCTTGCAATATGTTCCTCAATTTAGAATGTGGGGCGAATTTTTTGATATGGCACCACTTTCAGCTGGAGCAAGATTAAATGCTTTGGCACCAACTCAAGAATTGGTTGATAGCTATTTAATGTTGAATGGAAAGAAAATCAACGAAGCGGGTTCTGGTTATAATGAAAACAATCCGTATGTAAATAGAGATCCAAGATTAACAGCTACAGTAGTTTACGATCAGTATGTTTGGAAAGAAGCAGATGGATCTTCACGTACAATTTACATTAAACCAGGCTCTTCTCCAGGAAATGCTACAGACGAATTTGTTCAAGGTTCATCTGCAACGCCAACTGGATATTACACACGCAAATATTACGATCCACAGCATTTAACTTCTTTAAATTCAGGTTTAAATTTAATGTTGTTCCGTTATGCAGATATTTTGTTGATGTATGCAGAAGCTAAAAATGAATTAAACCAAATGACAAGTTCAGTTTGGGACCAGACTATCAGAGCAATTAGAGTTCGCGCTGGTTTTACAGATGGAGCCGCTTTAGGATTTAATAGCGCTTTAGGACAAGCTGGACTAAGAGAAGTGATTAGAAATGAGCGTCGTACAGAATTTGGAATGGAAGGTTTAAGAATCTTCGATATCAGAAGATGGAAAATTGCTGAAAATGTGTTAAATGGTTATGCACACGGAGCAAAATTCGGAGTGTCTTCTGTTGACAACGGTTATTTAAGAGTAAACTTAAGAACTTTTGATCCAGGAAAACATTATCTATGGCCAATACCAAGAGATGAGCGTTTGATTAACAGTAATCTATCTCAAAATCCAAACTGGTAA
- a CDS encoding TonB-dependent receptor, with product MKHSNCRMKKMLRVHFFLTIALLCCGYNHLAAQNQKTQVSGVITSLSDNLSLPGATVMDVSDPRNAVNADFDGHYTISLQNGSTTLRFTMIGYKPVDIKVNNKSVINVAMDLDVSALDEVVVVGYGTQKRKKVVGAIDQVNNDAFNGRPNVNTTLALQGKAPSLTIQQTNSEPGAGLNLNIRGISTLGNNSPLIVIDGIVGGDINALNPADIESVSVLKDAGSAAIYGSRASNGVVLITTRKGSKGNPMTIQYSSLAGYNTPKFFTRPVHGYENAMLRNEAAYNSGESTAVFTAEKIAELKAKGDTEWFAEEIVKPALQLNQNLSISGGSENSTYLVSLGYLDQESNFVGPKKGMERYNFRINLTNEYGKFKLTSTLAYSKQKITDHSSSTSTLMVDAFRVPLYYTQKDEEGNFLTNDVLQQFNSLGILEKGGFRKYDNDDVFGAFNAEYKLTSDFKVKGVFGGRLWSGNMYARTMQVNFLPQGIYGADRDTNEENQKSLDLNTQFMLEYTKSFGNHNVSALVGVSNESRSERRSALYTKFNDPDLGTPTSETVIGKNSYTSNGTDPNGNPASSTSSLNSLFGRAGYDYKDKYFAEFSFRYDGSSKFRDDVRWGFFPSVTVGYGLTKEDFMESYRDNVGNIKLRSSYGILGNQNVGNYQYQTTYFTFQNAYGFNNNVQSGTGYNFANPDIQWEKAATFNVGLDADFFKGALSFSFDFFDKVTSDILVPPQVPGVYGTDLPDFNSGKVGNRGWEISATYRHKGKAVNQSLTVNFGDSKNKVLEFNGQERLTGVEELQVILREGLPFNSYVGLKRDGYFQSVEEIQGAAVPEGITVQPGDNRYVDVNKDGKIDDNDKFVFGNPFPRYTFGATYNVDYKNFDLSIFIQGVGKRTMMIRGELVEPFHYNYGMTMYTHQLDYWTPQNPDARYPRLANNGTQSNTNNFRRGSDMYLYDGAYARLKNVQFGYSLSDDVAKKLGMSKFRVYVSGQNLLTLSKVKFVDPELSEFNNSMSTNGANSGRAYPSQVYYGMGIDVSF from the coding sequence ATGAAACATTCGAATTGCAGAATGAAAAAAATGCTCCGTGTGCATTTTTTTCTCACAATTGCTTTGCTTTGCTGCGGGTATAACCATCTTGCCGCGCAGAACCAAAAAACTCAGGTTTCCGGGGTTATAACTTCTCTTTCAGACAACCTGTCTCTCCCAGGTGCAACTGTGATGGATGTTAGTGATCCTAGAAATGCGGTTAACGCAGATTTTGACGGACACTACACAATTTCATTACAAAATGGTAGTACAACTTTAAGATTCACTATGATCGGTTACAAACCAGTCGATATTAAAGTGAATAATAAAAGTGTTATTAATGTAGCCATGGACTTAGATGTATCAGCTTTAGATGAGGTTGTAGTTGTAGGTTATGGTACACAGAAAAGAAAGAAAGTCGTAGGAGCGATAGATCAAGTTAATAATGATGCTTTTAACGGTAGACCAAATGTAAATACTACTTTGGCTTTGCAAGGAAAAGCTCCTAGTTTAACTATTCAGCAGACAAACTCTGAACCTGGTGCTGGACTGAATCTTAATATTAGAGGTATCAGTACATTAGGAAATAATAGTCCGTTAATCGTAATTGACGGAATTGTTGGAGGAGATATTAATGCTTTAAATCCAGCAGACATAGAAAGTGTTTCGGTTTTAAAAGATGCTGGTAGTGCTGCCATCTACGGATCTAGAGCAAGTAACGGAGTTGTGCTTATTACAACTAGAAAAGGTAGTAAAGGAAACCCGATGACTATTCAATATAGCAGTTTGGCAGGTTATAATACGCCTAAATTCTTTACACGTCCTGTTCACGGTTACGAAAATGCAATGTTAAGGAACGAAGCTGCTTACAACTCTGGCGAATCTACTGCAGTTTTTACAGCTGAAAAAATTGCCGAACTTAAAGCAAAAGGAGATACAGAATGGTTTGCAGAAGAAATTGTAAAACCAGCATTGCAATTAAATCAGAATCTTTCTATTTCGGGGGGAAGTGAAAATTCTACTTATTTAGTTTCTTTAGGTTATTTGGATCAAGAAAGTAATTTCGTTGGACCAAAAAAAGGAATGGAGCGCTACAATTTCAGAATCAATCTTACCAATGAATATGGTAAATTCAAATTGACGTCTACATTAGCTTATTCTAAACAAAAAATTACAGATCATTCTTCTAGCACAAGTACTTTAATGGTAGACGCATTCAGGGTTCCATTATATTATACTCAAAAAGATGAAGAGGGTAATTTCTTGACAAATGATGTTTTGCAGCAATTTAACTCATTAGGAATTTTAGAAAAAGGTGGTTTTAGAAAATATGATAATGATGATGTTTTCGGAGCTTTTAATGCAGAATACAAATTAACAAGCGACTTTAAAGTTAAAGGTGTTTTTGGAGGACGTTTATGGTCTGGAAATATGTATGCGAGAACTATGCAAGTTAATTTCTTACCGCAAGGAATTTATGGTGCAGATCGCGATACAAACGAAGAAAATCAAAAAAGTCTTGATTTGAATACGCAGTTTATGTTAGAGTATACTAAGTCTTTCGGAAATCATAACGTAAGTGCTTTAGTGGGTGTTTCTAACGAAAGCCGTTCAGAAAGAAGATCAGCTTTATATACAAAATTTAATGATCCAGATTTAGGAACGCCAACAAGTGAAACTGTAATCGGAAAAAACTCTTACACTTCTAACGGAACTGATCCTAATGGTAATCCAGCTTCTTCAACAAGCAGTTTAAATTCGCTTTTTGGTCGTGCAGGTTACGATTATAAAGACAAATATTTCGCCGAATTCAGCTTTAGATATGACGGTTCTTCTAAATTTAGAGACGATGTAAGATGGGGATTTTTTCCATCTGTGACAGTAGGTTACGGACTTACAAAAGAAGATTTCATGGAAAGCTACAGAGATAATGTAGGGAATATTAAATTAAGATCTTCTTACGGAATTCTTGGAAACCAAAACGTTGGAAATTATCAATACCAAACGACTTATTTTACTTTCCAAAACGCTTACGGATTTAATAATAACGTACAAAGTGGAACAGGTTACAACTTTGCAAACCCAGATATTCAGTGGGAAAAAGCGGCAACTTTCAACGTAGGGTTAGATGCTGATTTCTTTAAAGGCGCTTTGAGTTTCTCATTTGATTTCTTCGATAAAGTAACTTCAGACATTTTGGTTCCGCCTCAAGTTCCAGGAGTTTACGGAACAGATCTTCCTGATTTTAACTCTGGTAAAGTTGGAAATAGAGGTTGGGAAATAAGCGCAACTTACCGTCATAAAGGTAAAGCTGTAAACCAAAGTTTAACCGTAAATTTTGGAGATTCGAAAAATAAAGTACTTGAATTTAACGGACAAGAAAGATTAACAGGAGTAGAAGAATTGCAAGTAATACTTCGCGAAGGACTTCCATTTAATTCTTATGTTGGTTTAAAAAGAGACGGTTATTTTCAAAGTGTTGAAGAAATTCAAGGAGCTGCAGTTCCAGAAGGAATTACAGTTCAGCCAGGAGATAACAGATATGTTGATGTGAACAAAGATGGAAAAATTGATGATAATGATAAATTCGTTTTCGGAAATCCATTTCCTAGATACACTTTCGGAGCAACTTATAATGTAGATTATAAAAATTTCGATTTAAGCATTTTCATTCAAGGAGTTGGAAAAAGAACCATGATGATTAGAGGAGAATTGGTAGAACCTTTTCACTACAATTATGGTATGACAATGTATACACATCAATTGGATTACTGGACACCTCAAAATCCAGATGCGAGATATCCTCGTCTAGCTAACAACGGAACGCAATCGAATACAAATAACTTCAGAAGAGGTTCAGATATGTATTTGTATGATGGTGCTTACGCAAGACTTAAAAACGTACAGTTTGGTTACTCATTATCAGATGATGTTGCTAAAAAGTTAGGTATGAGTAAATTCCGTGTGTATGTTTCAGGACAAAACTTGTTGACATTATCTAAAGTTAAATTTGTTGATCCAGAGCTTTCTGAGTTCAATAATAGTATGTCAACAAATGGAGCAAACAGCGGTAGGGCTTATCCATCGCAGGTATATTACGGAATGGGTATTGATGTTAGCTTTTAA
- a CDS encoding SusE domain-containing protein: MKNIYSKLLLLVCSIFVVGCDNDDSMSHTNVSMVNALYAPADNKFFDLGAQSSALFEWEGAKAEDNGVVLYDVVFDKESGDFSKPIYTIPSDGNGFQKTLNLSFTELNKIAALAGIQSESIGKLKWTVYSSKGINVQKSKVSGIFEVQRPGGFPTPDQLFITGTGSENGETVADAQAFKKVGATSFEIYTKLKAGTYKFISRKNGTPEVFYIEDGKLKQDGATTFAGESKVYKIRVDFSDGSTKMTEIKKIELWFPPLSQYLFEYTYSGGGIWKAANKAISFKQESWGRDERYKFKFTVVNGATTSEEWYGSINGDNSRPDGANVAASYWYMVPVTSDFWNNCFKFASAVDNKNVNAEINFSATAPAYTHSFTVL; encoded by the coding sequence ATGAAAAATATATATTCAAAATTATTATTACTAGTATGCTCCATCTTCGTGGTGGGTTGCGACAATGACGATTCAATGAGTCATACTAATGTGAGTATGGTAAATGCACTTTACGCACCAGCAGATAACAAATTTTTTGATCTTGGAGCACAAAGTTCTGCTCTTTTTGAATGGGAAGGAGCTAAAGCTGAGGATAACGGTGTTGTACTTTATGATGTTGTTTTTGATAAAGAAAGTGGCGATTTTTCTAAACCAATTTATACCATTCCTTCTGATGGAAACGGATTCCAAAAAACGTTGAATCTTTCTTTTACTGAGCTGAATAAAATTGCCGCTTTAGCGGGAATTCAATCAGAATCTATCGGAAAATTAAAATGGACTGTTTATTCTTCAAAAGGAATTAATGTTCAAAAATCTAAAGTTTCAGGAATTTTTGAAGTGCAAAGACCAGGCGGTTTCCCAACTCCAGATCAATTATTTATAACTGGTACAGGTTCTGAAAATGGAGAAACGGTTGCAGATGCTCAAGCATTTAAAAAAGTAGGAGCAACTTCATTCGAAATTTATACAAAACTTAAAGCTGGAACTTACAAATTCATTTCTAGAAAAAATGGTACGCCAGAAGTTTTCTATATTGAAGATGGTAAATTAAAACAAGACGGAGCAACAACTTTTGCAGGAGAAAGCAAAGTGTACAAAATTAGAGTAGATTTTAGTGATGGTTCTACAAAAATGACAGAAATCAAAAAAATCGAATTATGGTTCCCGCCACTTAGCCAATATTTATTTGAATACACTTATTCAGGTGGAGGTATCTGGAAAGCAGCAAATAAAGCAATCAGCTTCAAGCAAGAATCTTGGGGTAGAGATGAGCGTTACAAATTTAAATTTACAGTTGTAAATGGTGCAACTACATCTGAAGAATGGTACGGAAGTATCAACGGAGATAACAGCAGACCTGACGGAGCAAACGTTGCCGCTTCTTACTGGTATATGGTTCCTGTAACGAGCGATTTCTGGAACAACTGTTTCAAATTTGCTTCAGCAGTTGATAACAAAAATGTAAATGCAGAAATTAATTTCAGTGCAACTGCACCGGCTTATACACACAGTTTTACAGTATTATAA